From the genome of Helicobacter pylori, one region includes:
- a CDS encoding methionine ABC transporter ATP-binding protein, with protein sequence MIVELKNIEKIYENGFHALKGVNLELKKGGILGVIGYSGAGKSTLIRLINCLERPSSGEVLVNGVNLLELKPKELQKARQKIGMIFQHFNLLSAKNVFENVAFALEIARWEKTKIKSRVHELLELVGLEDKMHFYPKQLSGGQKQRVAIARSLANCPDLLLCDEATSALDSKTTHSILTLLSGIQKKLNLSIVFITHQIEVVKELCNQMCVISSGEIVERGSVEEIFANPKHAVTKELLGIKNEHGDQKPQDIYRIVFLGEHLDEPIISNLIRRFKIDVSIISSNVEELTTKDIGYLVVRFLGNTAETQRALEYLNALGLQVEKLKD encoded by the coding sequence ATGATAGTAGAACTAAAAAACATTGAAAAGATTTATGAAAACGGGTTTCATGCCCTAAAAGGCGTGAATCTGGAATTAAAAAAAGGCGGTATTTTAGGCGTGATAGGCTATTCAGGGGCAGGGAAATCCACGCTCATTCGCCTGATTAATTGCTTGGAGCGCCCCAGTTCTGGCGAAGTTTTAGTCAATGGAGTCAATCTGTTGGAATTAAAGCCTAAAGAATTGCAAAAAGCGCGCCAAAAAATAGGCATGATTTTCCAGCATTTCAATTTATTGAGCGCTAAAAATGTGTTTGAAAATGTCGCTTTCGCTTTAGAAATCGCCCGATGGGAAAAAACCAAGATCAAATCAAGGGTGCATGAATTGTTGGAATTAGTGGGGCTAGAAGATAAAATGCATTTTTACCCTAAACAGCTAAGCGGTGGGCAAAAACAAAGAGTGGCCATTGCTAGGAGTTTAGCGAATTGCCCTGATTTATTGCTTTGCGATGAAGCCACATCCGCATTGGATTCTAAAACCACGCATTCTATTTTAACGCTTTTAAGCGGTATTCAAAAAAAGCTTAATTTAAGTATTGTTTTCATCACGCACCAGATTGAAGTGGTTAAAGAATTGTGCAATCAAATGTGTGTGATCAGCAGCGGCGAAATTGTGGAAAGAGGCTCGGTAGAAGAAATTTTTGCTAACCCTAAACATGCCGTTACTAAAGAATTGCTTGGCATCAAAAACGAGCATGGGGATCAAAAACCGCAAGACATTTATCGCATCGTGTTTTTAGGGGAGCATTTAGACGAGCCGATCATTTCTAATTTGATCAGGCGTTTTAAAATAGATGTGAGTATCATTTCAAGCAATGTTGAAGAGCTTACGACTAAAGATATAGGGTATTTAGTGGTGCGGTTTTTAGGCAATACTGCAGAGACTCAAAGGGCTTTAGAGTATCTAAACGCTTTAGGCTTACAAGTGGAAAAATTAAAGGATTAA
- a CDS encoding FlhB-like flagellar biosynthesis protein → MNKTIKAAALAYNIGQDHAPKVIASGVGEAAKRIIQKAKEYDIALFSNPMLVDSLLKVELDCAIPEELYESVVQVFLWLNSVENNAQMSK, encoded by the coding sequence ATGAATAAAACCATAAAAGCCGCCGCTCTAGCTTATAACATAGGGCAAGATCATGCCCCAAAAGTGATCGCAAGCGGGGTGGGCGAAGCGGCTAAAAGGATCATTCAAAAAGCTAAAGAATACGATATAGCGCTCTTTTCTAACCCCATGCTGGTGGATTCGCTTTTAAAGGTGGAATTAGATTGCGCGATACCTGAAGAATTGTATGAAAGCGTGGTGCAGGTGTTTTTATGGCTCAATAGCGTGGAAAATAACGCGCAAATGTCCAAGTGA
- the ribE gene encoding riboflavin synthase, producing the protein MFSGIIHQIARVKSFQNNILSIESDLNPKLGDSIAINGACLTAIESSKTHFSVELSQKTQNSVALENYKDLVHIEPALKADASLDGHFVQGHIDAIGVIEKIIQYSNQVDFFISASKETLLLCVEQGSIAVDGVSLTLSKVEEKGFWLTIIPYTLENTLFKTYKLKRRVNVETDMLVRSVASILKKTKGLEKNFSWNDADSLTLGY; encoded by the coding sequence ATGTTCAGCGGCATAATCCATCAAATAGCTAGAGTAAAAAGTTTCCAAAACAATATTTTAAGTATAGAGAGCGATCTCAATCCCAAGCTTGGCGATAGCATTGCGATTAACGGGGCGTGTTTGACCGCCATAGAAAGTTCAAAAACGCATTTTAGCGTGGAATTGAGCCAAAAAACCCAAAACAGCGTAGCGTTAGAAAATTACAAGGATTTAGTCCATATTGAGCCAGCCCTAAAAGCCGATGCGAGTTTGGATGGGCATTTTGTACAAGGGCATATTGACGCTATTGGGGTGATTGAAAAAATCATTCAGTATTCTAATCAAGTGGATTTTTTTATCAGTGCTTCTAAAGAAACGCTTTTATTGTGCGTTGAGCAAGGCTCTATTGCAGTTGATGGGGTGAGTTTGACTTTAAGCAAGGTAGAAGAAAAAGGGTTTTGGCTAACGATTATCCCTTACACTTTAGAAAACACCCTTTTTAAGACTTATAAACTCAAACGGCGCGTGAATGTTGAAACGGACATGCTAGTGCGCAGCGTTGCGTCTATTTTGAAAAAAACAAAAGGGCTTGAGAAAAATTTCTCTTGGAATGACGCCGACTCTTTGACTTTAGGGTATTAG
- a CDS encoding TatD family hydrolase, translating to MFIDTHCHLDHRDYENDLEEVLKESLEKGVTQCVIPGADMKDLNRAVGISEKFEGVFFAIGAHPYDVESFDESLFEKFVEHQKCVAIGECGLDYYRLPELNERENYKSKQKEIFTKQIEFSIQHNKPLIIHIREASFDSLNILKSYPKAFGVLHCFNADGMLLELSDRFYYGIGGVSTFKNAKRLVEILPKIPKNRLLLETDSPYLTPHPFRGTRNSPTYIPLIAQKIAEIINLETEELASLSTHNAQTLFSFP from the coding sequence ATGTTTATTGATACGCATTGCCATTTGGATCATAGGGATTATGAAAACGATTTAGAAGAAGTGTTAAAAGAAAGCTTAGAAAAAGGCGTTACTCAATGCGTGATTCCGGGCGCGGACATGAAAGATTTGAATAGAGCGGTAGGAATTAGCGAAAAATTTGAAGGCGTGTTTTTTGCCATAGGCGCTCACCCTTATGATGTGGAAAGCTTTGATGAAAGTTTGTTTGAAAAGTTTGTTGAGCATCAAAAATGCGTGGCGATAGGCGAATGCGGACTGGATTACTACCGCTTGCCTGAATTGAATGAAAGAGAAAATTATAAAAGCAAGCAAAAAGAAATTTTTACAAAACAGATTGAATTTTCTATCCAACACAACAAGCCCTTGATTATCCACATCAGAGAGGCGAGTTTTGATAGTTTGAATATTTTAAAAAGCTATCCTAAGGCTTTTGGGGTGTTGCATTGCTTTAACGCTGATGGCATGCTTTTGGAGCTAAGCGATCGTTTTTATTATGGGATAGGAGGGGTTAGCACTTTTAAAAACGCTAAAAGACTGGTAGAGATTCTGCCTAAAATCCCTAAAAACAGGCTTCTTTTAGAAACGGATTCGCCCTATTTGACCCCACACCCTTTTAGAGGCACCAGAAATAGCCCTACTTATATCCCTTTAATCGCTCAAAAAATTGCCGAAATCATCAACTTAGAGACTGAAGAGCTCGCTTCTTTAAGCACGCATAACGCTCAAACGCTCTTTAGTTTCCCCTAA
- a CDS encoding lytic transglycosylase domain-containing protein produces MKYFNTKWLFFLMTHWLLLASLSHAKIAFESNIDTKVLEAFGVNAGFLSQMPNALKKMNEKEEWKRLVKRFDANYQFIPIIKNMLIKASVPQEFLFLAMAESHFSSRAYSRKKAVGIWQFMPNTAKELGLKVNHYIDERRDPIKSTQAAITYLKRLYKQTGEWYLVAMAYNYGLRKVQNAIKAAGTSDIKILLDEDKKYLPKETREYIRSILILALKFNSLDNLKDKEYLLNRGARVSLVGVPFKRHTSLVQVAKNLNLSLETLKSYNHQFRYNILPSKDPTYTIYIPYEKLALFKQRQLKQNKNIQASLKSPFITHVVLPKETLSSIAKRYQVSISSIQLANNLKDSNIFIHQCLIIPTNKKLLATREF; encoded by the coding sequence ATGAAATATTTTAATACCAAATGGTTGTTTTTTTTAATGACTCATTGGCTTTTATTAGCTTCTTTAAGCCACGCTAAGATCGCTTTTGAGTCCAATATTGACACCAAAGTGCTAGAGGCTTTTGGGGTTAATGCGGGCTTTTTATCTCAAATGCCAAACGCTTTAAAAAAAATGAATGAAAAAGAAGAATGGAAAAGGCTCGTCAAAAGGTTTGACGCAAATTACCAGTTCATCCCTATCATTAAAAACATGCTAATAAAAGCGAGCGTTCCGCAAGAATTTTTGTTTTTAGCGATGGCAGAGTCTCATTTTTCATCAAGGGCTTATAGCAGGAAAAAAGCGGTAGGGATTTGGCAATTCATGCCAAACACGGCTAAAGAATTAGGGCTTAAGGTCAATCATTACATTGATGAAAGAAGAGATCCCATTAAAAGCACTCAAGCGGCGATCACTTATTTGAAACGGCTTTACAAACAAACCGGGGAGTGGTATTTGGTCGCTATGGCGTATAATTACGGCTTACGCAAGGTTCAAAACGCCATTAAAGCCGCCGGCACTTCGGACATTAAGATTTTGTTGGATGAAGATAAAAAATACCTCCCTAAAGAAACACGAGAGTATATCCGCTCCATTCTAATCCTGGCGTTAAAGTTCAACAGCCTAGACAATCTCAAAGATAAAGAATATCTGCTCAATCGTGGGGCGAGGGTGAGTTTAGTGGGCGTCCCGTTTAAAAGGCACACTTCTTTAGTTCAAGTGGCTAAAAATTTAAACTTGAGTTTAGAAACCTTAAAATCCTACAACCACCAATTCCGTTATAACATTCTGCCTTCTAAAGACCCCACCTACACCATTTATATCCCTTATGAAAAACTCGCCCTTTTCAAACAACGCCAGCTCAAACAAAATAAAAACATTCAAGCTAGTTTAAAAAGCCCTTTTATCACCCATGTGGTCTTGCCTAAAGAAACCTTATCTTCTATCGCTAAACGCTATCAAGTCAGTATTTCCAGTATTCAATTAGCCAATAATCTCAAAGATTCTAATATTTTTATCCACCAGTGCTTAATCATCCCCACCAACAAAAAATTACTCGCTACAAGGGAATTTTAA
- a CDS encoding septal ring lytic transglycosylase RlpA family protein, with translation MGLALEKVCFLGVIFLISACAVKKEGVKNLSYKHESLRAYENAKDYDPTTKKATYKRNFFERHFKRHSNSQDGNTKDQPLDNGMRDSSAIQRATMRPYQVGNKWYYPTKVDLGEKFDGIASWYGPSFHAKKTSNGEIYNMYAHTAAHKTLPMNTVVKVINVENNLSTIVRINDRGPFVSDRIIDLSNAAARDIDMVKKGTASVRLIVLGFGGVISNQYEQAFNANSSKILHKEFKVGESEKSVSGGKFSLQMGAFRNQMGAQTLADKLQAENPNYSVKIAFKDDLYKVLVQGFQSEEEARDFMKKYNQNAVLTRE, from the coding sequence ATGGGTTTGGCGTTGGAAAAAGTTTGTTTTTTAGGCGTTATTTTTTTGATTAGTGCTTGTGCGGTTAAAAAAGAGGGGGTAAAGAATTTGTCTTACAAGCATGAAAGCTTGCGCGCTTATGAAAACGCTAAAGACTATGACCCAACAACCAAAAAAGCCACCTATAAACGCAATTTTTTTGAACGCCATTTCAAACGCCACTCCAATTCGCAAGATGGCAACACAAAAGATCAGCCGCTAGATAACGGCATGCGCGATTCTAGCGCGATCCAAAGAGCCACCATGCGCCCTTATCAAGTGGGGAACAAGTGGTATTATCCCACTAAAGTGGATTTGGGCGAAAAATTTGATGGCATTGCGAGCTGGTATGGCCCCAGTTTCCATGCCAAAAAAACCAGTAATGGGGAAATTTATAACATGTATGCCCACACCGCCGCGCACAAGACTTTACCCATGAACACCGTGGTGAAAGTCATCAATGTTGAAAACAATTTAAGCACCATTGTGCGCATCAACGATAGAGGACCTTTTGTGAGCGATCGCATCATTGATTTGTCTAATGCGGCCGCTAGGGATATTGACATGGTTAAAAAAGGCACAGCCAGCGTGCGTCTCATTGTTTTGGGTTTTGGTGGGGTTATCTCCAATCAATACGAACAAGCCTTTAACGCTAACTCTTCAAAGATCTTACACAAGGAATTTAAAGTCGGCGAGAGCGAAAAAAGCGTGAGCGGAGGGAAATTTTCTTTGCAAATGGGGGCTTTTAGAAACCAAATGGGTGCTCAAACTTTAGCGGATAAATTGCAAGCAGAGAATCCAAATTACAGCGTCAAGATCGCTTTTAAAGACGATCTATATAAAGTTTTAGTTCAAGGGTTTCAAAGCGAAGAAGAGGCTAGGGATTTTATGAAAAAATATAACCAGAATGCGGTTTTAACGAGAGAATGA
- a CDS encoding KdsC family phosphatase has translation MIKLLLLDVDGTLTDGSLYFDENFHEIKAFNVKDGLGMTLWQKLGKKIAIITGRTSIMVKKRMESLGVQLVFMGVENKSVVVERLKKDLQLNAQEIACVGDDYNDLGMFKACTLSFAPFDAHPLLKSKAYKVLQNSGGKGAVREAIDYLLTLEGLQNEALKLYL, from the coding sequence ATGATTAAGTTATTGCTTTTAGATGTGGATGGCACGCTCACAGATGGGTCGTTGTATTTTGATGAAAATTTTCACGAGATCAAGGCTTTTAATGTCAAAGACGGGCTTGGCATGACGCTATGGCAAAAATTAGGTAAAAAAATCGCTATCATTACAGGAAGAACTTCAATAATGGTCAAAAAACGCATGGAGAGTTTAGGCGTTCAGTTGGTTTTTATGGGCGTTGAAAATAAAAGCGTGGTTGTGGAGCGGCTCAAAAAAGACTTGCAATTAAACGCACAAGAAATCGCATGCGTAGGCGATGATTATAACGATTTAGGCATGTTTAAGGCATGCACTTTGAGTTTCGCTCCGTTTGATGCGCACCCCTTGCTTAAAAGCAAGGCCTATAAAGTGTTACAAAACTCAGGGGGTAAGGGGGCTGTTAGGGAAGCGATTGATTATCTTTTAACATTAGAAGGCTTGCAAAATGAAGCGCTCAAGCTTTACCTCTAA
- the lptA gene encoding lipopolysaccharide transport periplasmic protein LptA, with amino-acid sequence MRWWCVLVCCLSFLSVMSAQKTENKGLKKERELLEITGNQFVANDKTKTAVIQGNVQIKKGKDRLFADKVSVFLNDKRKPERYEATGNTHFNIFTEDNREISGSADKLIYNALNGEYKLLQNAVVREVGKSNVITGDEIILNKTKGYADVLGSAKRPAKFVFDMEDINEENRKAKLKKKGTKEKP; translated from the coding sequence ATGCGTTGGTGGTGTGTTCTTGTGTGTTGTTTGAGCTTTTTAAGCGTGATGAGCGCTCAAAAAACAGAGAATAAAGGTTTGAAAAAAGAAAGAGAGCTTTTAGAAATTACCGGCAACCAATTTGTAGCGAACGACAAAACAAAAACCGCCGTTATTCAAGGCAATGTGCAGATCAAAAAAGGTAAAGACCGGTTGTTTGCGGATAAGGTGAGCGTGTTTTTAAACGATAAACGAAAGCCAGAGCGCTATGAAGCCACAGGGAACACGCATTTTAACATCTTTACAGAGGATAATCGTGAAATCAGCGGGAGCGCTGACAAGCTCATTTATAACGCGCTGAATGGGGAATACAAGTTATTGCAAAATGCGGTGGTTAGAGAAGTGGGGAAATCTAATGTCATCACCGGCGATGAGATCATTTTAAACAAAACTAAGGGTTATGCTGATGTGTTGGGGAGCGCGAAACGGCCCGCTAAATTTGTGTTTGATATGGAAGATATTAATGAAGAAAATCGTAAGGCTAAATTGAAGAAGAAAGGCACTAAGGAAAAACCATGA
- the yihA gene encoding ribosome biogenesis GTP-binding protein YihA/YsxC has translation MIAIKDAHFLTSSSQLSQCPASLTSEMVILGRSNVGKSSFINTLLGKNLAKSSATPGKTRLANFFSTTWEDKENALITTFNVIDLPGFGYAKVSKSLKKEWEGFLWELLSVRVSIKLFIHLVDARHLNLEIDKNAKENIQALLRPDQAYLALFTKFDKLNKNEQHRLFLNAPKPFLINTIRFNALSSKYPTLEVVRQTLLKYLLTSPL, from the coding sequence ATGATCGCCATTAAAGACGCTCATTTTCTCACTTCTTCTAGCCAACTTTCGCAATGCCCTGCGAGCTTGACTTCTGAAATGGTCATTTTAGGGCGCAGCAATGTAGGTAAAAGCTCGTTTATTAATACCTTGTTAGGAAAAAATCTCGCCAAAAGTTCAGCAACGCCTGGAAAAACCCGTTTAGCGAATTTTTTTTCCACCACTTGGGAAGATAAAGAAAACGCCTTAATAACAACTTTTAATGTGATTGATTTGCCCGGGTTTGGCTACGCTAAAGTTTCTAAAAGCTTGAAAAAAGAATGGGAGGGGTTTTTATGGGAATTGTTAAGCGTTAGGGTTTCTATCAAACTTTTTATCCATTTAGTGGATGCGCGCCATTTGAATTTAGAAATTGATAAAAACGCTAAAGAAAATATTCAAGCCCTTTTAAGGCCCGATCAAGCCTACCTTGCTCTTTTTACGAAATTTGACAAGTTGAATAAAAACGAGCAACACCGCCTTTTTTTAAACGCCCCTAAACCTTTTTTAATCAATACTATCCGTTTTAACGCCCTTTCTTCAAAATACCCAACCCTTGAAGTAGTGCGCCAAACCCTTTTGAAATATTTGCTCACTAGCCCTTTATAA
- the mrdA gene encoding penicillin-binding protein 2 — translation MKNLRYKLLLFVFIGFWGLLVLNLFILSVKNQEYYEKLAERNMTKKEFLVPTRGNITDRNHAFLATNELVFGVFLPSRLKQKELLEKIEIIQKFFPNFSKETLLNNYQKENSLYNHNLIKVVGFIPYAAMQPLYTKLIQTQGIFALPLDKRYYPNNALASHVLGYVGVASLQDLKDDEENQYSQIVGKTGIEKEYNKLLQGKVGYKIMRVNALNQELATLEVMPPSANNHLQLSLDKRLQKEADKLFENKRGAILVMDAENGELLVAGSYPEYNLNDFVGGISQDKWQKLQDDIYNPLLNRFANALYPPGSVVKMGVGLSFLENLNITENTTIPTPPFIEVGKRKFRDWKKTGHGNSNLYKAIRESVDVYFYKFGLEISIEKLSKTLREVGFGEKTGVDLPNEFVGIVPDNLWKLKRFNQDWRVGDTLITAIGQGSFLATPLQVLAYTGLIATGKLATPHFAINNQQPLKDPLNSFQKKKLQALRVGMYEVCNHKDGTAYHSTRGSKVTLACKTGTAQVVEIAQNTINRMKEKDMEYFHRSHAWITAFLPYEKPKYAITILVEHGEGGSKLGGLLVKMSNKLYELGYL, via the coding sequence ATGAAAAATCTTCGCTATAAACTTTTGCTCTTTGTTTTTATAGGGTTTTGGGGGTTATTGGTTTTAAACTTATTTATTTTAAGCGTTAAAAATCAAGAATACTATGAAAAACTGGCTGAACGAAACATGACTAAAAAGGAATTTTTAGTCCCTACAAGGGGCAATATTACAGACAGAAACCATGCGTTTTTAGCCACTAATGAATTGGTGTTTGGCGTGTTTTTGCCCAGCAGATTGAAACAAAAAGAGCTTTTAGAAAAAATTGAAATAATCCAAAAGTTTTTCCCTAACTTTTCCAAAGAAACGCTTTTAAACAATTACCAAAAAGAAAATTCGCTTTATAACCATAACCTCATTAAAGTAGTTGGCTTCATTCCTTATGCTGCCATGCAACCTCTTTATACCAAACTCATCCAAACCCAAGGCATTTTTGCACTCCCTTTAGACAAGCGCTACTACCCCAATAACGCTTTAGCTTCGCATGTTTTAGGCTATGTGGGGGTGGCAAGCTTGCAAGATTTAAAAGACGATGAAGAGAATCAATACAGCCAGATTGTGGGCAAAACCGGCATTGAAAAAGAATACAACAAGCTTTTACAAGGCAAGGTGGGCTATAAAATCATGCGCGTCAATGCGCTCAATCAAGAATTAGCCACCTTAGAAGTAATGCCACCGAGCGCCAACAACCACTTGCAATTGAGTTTGGACAAACGCTTGCAAAAAGAAGCGGACAAGCTCTTTGAAAATAAAAGGGGGGCTATTTTAGTGATGGATGCAGAAAATGGGGAATTGCTCGTTGCAGGAAGTTACCCTGAATACAATTTGAACGATTTTGTAGGCGGGATCAGTCAAGATAAATGGCAAAAACTTCAAGATGATATTTATAATCCCCTACTAAACCGCTTCGCTAACGCCTTGTATCCGCCGGGATCTGTGGTTAAAATGGGCGTGGGCTTGAGCTTTTTAGAAAACCTTAATATCACAGAAAACACCACCATACCCACCCCGCCTTTTATTGAAGTGGGTAAGCGCAAATTCAGAGACTGGAAAAAAACAGGGCATGGCAATTCTAATTTGTATAAAGCCATTAGGGAGTCCGTGGATGTGTATTTTTATAAGTTTGGACTTGAAATCTCTATAGAAAAACTCTCTAAAACCTTAAGGGAAGTGGGCTTTGGGGAAAAAACGGGCGTTGATTTGCCGAATGAATTTGTAGGGATTGTGCCGGATAATTTGTGGAAACTCAAACGCTTCAATCAAGATTGGCGCGTTGGGGACACGCTCATTACCGCTATTGGGCAAGGCTCTTTTTTAGCTACGCCCTTGCAGGTTCTAGCCTACACGGGACTCATTGCTACGGGCAAACTGGCAACGCCTCATTTTGCTATCAACAACCAACAACCGCTCAAAGATCCCCTAAATAGCTTTCAAAAAAAGAAGCTCCAAGCCTTAAGAGTGGGCATGTATGAAGTGTGTAACCATAAAGACGGCACCGCTTATCATTCCACAAGGGGTTCTAAGGTTACTTTAGCGTGTAAAACCGGCACCGCACAAGTCGTGGAAATCGCTCAAAACACCATCAATCGCATGAAAGAAAAGGATATGGAATATTTCCATCGATCCCATGCGTGGATTACTGCATTTTTGCCTTATGAAAAACCCAAATACGCTATCACTATTCTAGTAGAACATGGGGAAGGGGGTTCAAAACTAGGAGGCTTGTTGGTGAAAATGAGCAATAAACTCTATGAGCTTGGCTATCTTTAA